From Levilactobacillus zymae, a single genomic window includes:
- a CDS encoding TIGR01440 family protein gives MTLDNLETDLAQMVQDVLAAAKLRPNDLFVLGCSTSEVVGGHIGKDSNPEVGERIIKTMLAQLRPLKINLAVQGCEHINRSVVVERRVAEEMGFEIVNVVPAMHAGGACSVAAFKQFDDPVEVEHIVAQAGLDIGDTAIGMHVKFVQVPVRPTKQELGGAHVTALRSRPKYVGGPRANYEPIK, from the coding sequence ATGACTTTAGATAACTTAGAAACAGATTTAGCACAAATGGTTCAAGACGTTTTGGCAGCGGCCAAGTTACGGCCGAACGACCTCTTCGTATTGGGCTGCTCCACCAGTGAAGTGGTGGGCGGCCACATCGGCAAGGACTCAAATCCCGAAGTCGGTGAACGGATCATCAAGACCATGTTAGCCCAGTTGCGGCCACTAAAGATTAACTTGGCCGTGCAGGGCTGCGAACACATTAATCGCAGCGTGGTGGTTGAACGCCGAGTAGCCGAAGAAATGGGCTTCGAAATCGTCAACGTGGTTCCGGCCATGCACGCGGGGGGCGCTTGCTCCGTTGCTGCGTTCAAGCAGTTCGACGATCCGGTCGAAGTGGAACACATTGTGGCCCAAGCCGGGTTAGACATTGGGGACACGGCCATTGGGATGCACGTGAAGTTCGTTCAGGTACCGGTGCGGCCAACGAAACAAGAACTGGGCGGTGCCCACGTTACGGCATTGCGGTCCCGGCCGAAGTATGTCGGTGGTCCGCGGGCCAATTACGAGCCGATTAAATAA
- a CDS encoding ECF transporter S component — protein MGATNVQNHKLKQEILAAVLAALTIALSLMIVIPVPATHGMVTLCEVGIYTSAILFGNPVGAFVGGASGFMIDVLSGFPEWCLFSLVIHGLQGFAVAYFANKQHGIWRGMVGPMLLGSLIMVVGYYFATSLLFGWPAGLASIPGNLIQVGFGLVVTLALVASLMKFSPKLSRG, from the coding sequence ATGGGGGCAACCAACGTGCAAAATCATAAGTTGAAACAAGAGATTCTCGCGGCCGTGTTAGCGGCGTTGACCATTGCATTATCGTTGATGATTGTGATTCCCGTCCCGGCGACTCACGGGATGGTGACGCTGTGTGAGGTCGGCATCTATACCAGTGCCATCTTATTCGGCAACCCGGTCGGCGCCTTCGTGGGCGGGGCCAGTGGATTCATGATCGATGTGTTGTCCGGATTTCCGGAATGGTGTCTGTTTTCGCTAGTGATTCACGGGTTACAGGGCTTTGCCGTGGCTTACTTTGCGAATAAGCAACACGGCATTTGGCGTGGCATGGTGGGACCCATGCTGCTGGGTAGTCTGATCATGGTGGTCGGCTACTACTTCGCCACCAGTCTTTTATTCGGTTGGCCAGCGGGATTAGCATCGATCCCGGGCAACCTGATCCAGGTCGGCTTTGGCCTGGTCGTGACGTTGGCCTTAGTTGCCAGTTTAATGAAATTTAGTCCCAAATTAAGCAGAGGATGA
- the thiD gene encoding bifunctional hydroxymethylpyrimidine kinase/phosphomethylpyrimidine kinase, translating into MENVLTIAGSDSLAGGGLQADLKTFQELETFGVSAVTSIATVLPDDFTVTPLSPDLIASQLKSVLTQVPLSAIKTGLLPDLATLRVVVTALRQQTVPIIVDPVLVFKEGKTATQAAYIAALKQELLPLATVVTPNLKEAELLSGLTLTSAEQLPAAARRIQALGCPNVVIKGGSRLAGDTAVDYLFTPQGETWFRALKVASPATDGAGCTFSAAITAWLARGVPVTAAVDRAKAFVRAGIVYGVQFNDQFGSVWQGAWRRYGGNQRAKS; encoded by the coding sequence ATGGAAAACGTGTTAACGATTGCGGGATCGGATAGCCTGGCCGGCGGCGGCCTGCAGGCGGATCTCAAGACGTTTCAGGAACTAGAAACCTTTGGGGTCAGCGCGGTGACCAGTATCGCCACCGTGTTACCGGACGACTTTACGGTGACGCCGTTAAGTCCGGACCTCATCGCAAGCCAACTCAAATCCGTGTTGACCCAGGTTCCGTTAAGCGCCATCAAGACGGGCTTGTTACCGGACCTGGCCACGCTACGGGTGGTGGTGACGGCTTTGCGGCAGCAGACGGTGCCGATCATCGTCGACCCGGTCTTGGTCTTTAAGGAAGGAAAGACGGCCACTCAAGCGGCCTACATAGCAGCATTGAAACAAGAGCTACTGCCACTAGCCACGGTGGTCACGCCGAACCTGAAGGAAGCTGAGCTGCTGAGCGGCCTGACGTTGACCAGCGCGGAGCAACTACCGGCGGCCGCCCGACGGATTCAGGCGTTGGGCTGTCCCAACGTGGTGATCAAGGGGGGCAGTCGGTTGGCCGGCGATACCGCGGTGGACTACCTGTTTACCCCCCAGGGGGAGACCTGGTTCCGGGCGTTGAAGGTGGCGTCACCGGCAACGGACGGCGCGGGCTGTACCTTCTCCGCGGCGATTACGGCATGGTTGGCTCGTGGGGTGCCGGTAACGGCAGCGGTCGACCGGGCCAAGGCGTTTGTGCGGGCCGGCATCGTCTATGGCGTTCAATTTAACGATCAATTTGGCAGCGTCTGGCAAGGGGCCTGGCGCAGATATGGGGGCAACCAACGTGCAAAATCATAA
- the asnS gene encoding asparagine--tRNA ligase, which translates to MSDILVKDLFSDQHYAEDQTITLHGWVKTIRSSKKIGFIELNDGSTIKNAQIVMKASDLDNYAEIAKFPISSTIAVTGKVVYTPDAKQPLEIHADAVVLEGTSDSDYPLQKKAHTYEYLRTIAHLRPRTNTFYAVFRIRSLAAFAVHQYLQEHGFNYLNTPIITGSDAEGAGQMFRATTLDLNHLPLTEDGQVDNSKDFFRKETNLTVSGQLEAEAFALALRKVYTFGPTFRAENSHTQRHASEFWMIEPEMAFEDLDDDIVTIEALIKAVVSYVLDHAQDELAFLNDNVDEHLIERLEKTRDEKFARLTYTEAIEELKNADVDFDVPVYWGLDLEAEHERYLCEHIYNKPVFLTDYPKEIKAFYMRANDDGKTVAAVDLLVPEIGELVGGSQREERLDVLKQKIADNQMPEDEYDWYEDLRKYGETVHSGFGIGFERLVMYVTGMENIRDVIPYPRTPGNAEF; encoded by the coding sequence ATGTCAGACATTTTAGTAAAAGATTTATTCAGCGACCAACATTACGCTGAAGATCAGACCATCACGCTTCACGGCTGGGTCAAGACGATTCGGAGTTCCAAGAAGATCGGGTTCATCGAATTAAACGACGGCTCGACCATTAAGAACGCGCAGATCGTGATGAAGGCTAGCGACCTGGACAACTACGCCGAAATCGCTAAGTTCCCCATCAGTTCCACGATTGCGGTGACCGGGAAAGTCGTTTACACGCCGGACGCCAAGCAACCCTTAGAAATCCACGCGGACGCCGTGGTGCTCGAAGGCACTTCGGATAGCGACTACCCGTTACAAAAGAAGGCCCACACCTACGAATATCTGCGGACCATCGCCCACTTACGGCCCCGGACCAACACGTTCTACGCGGTCTTCCGGATTCGGTCGTTGGCGGCCTTTGCGGTGCACCAATACCTGCAAGAACACGGTTTTAACTACCTGAACACCCCGATCATCACCGGGAGTGACGCCGAAGGGGCCGGGCAGATGTTCCGGGCCACGACGCTGGACTTGAACCACTTGCCGCTGACCGAGGATGGCCAGGTCGACAACAGCAAGGACTTCTTCCGCAAGGAAACCAACCTGACGGTGAGTGGTCAGTTGGAAGCCGAAGCCTTTGCCTTGGCTTTGCGGAAGGTCTACACCTTCGGCCCAACCTTCCGGGCAGAAAATTCCCACACCCAACGGCACGCGTCCGAATTCTGGATGATTGAACCCGAAATGGCCTTCGAAGACCTGGATGACGACATCGTGACCATCGAAGCGCTGATCAAGGCCGTGGTGAGCTACGTGCTGGACCACGCCCAAGACGAATTGGCCTTCTTGAACGACAACGTCGATGAGCACCTGATCGAACGGTTGGAAAAGACCCGCGATGAGAAATTCGCCCGGTTGACCTACACGGAAGCCATCGAGGAACTGAAGAACGCCGACGTCGACTTCGACGTACCCGTCTACTGGGGTCTCGACCTGGAAGCGGAACACGAACGTTACCTGTGTGAACACATCTACAACAAGCCGGTCTTCTTGACGGACTACCCGAAGGAAATTAAGGCCTTCTACATGCGGGCCAACGACGACGGCAAGACCGTCGCCGCGGTCGACCTGTTAGTTCCTGAAATTGGGGAACTGGTTGGGGGCAGTCAGCGTGAGGAACGCCTCGACGTCCTCAAGCAAAAGATCGCCGACAACCAGATGCCGGAAGACGAGTACGACTGGTACGAAGACCTCCGGAAGTACGGGGAGACCGTCCACTCCGGCTTCGGTATCGGGTTCGAGCGGTTAGTGATGTACGTCACCGGGATGGAAAACATCCGCGACGTGATCCCTTACCCTCGGACGCCAGGAAACGCCGAATTCTAA
- a CDS encoding PLP-dependent aminotransferase family protein has product MINWATNLPDLKPKYLAIMQLIKSLIQTDQLLPGQRLPAERQLAAWLQVDRSTVSRALAELTTQGLLRKKRGSGTFVSQLPQLKPLTTTVNWQLMLHPTHSTATAIRNQIAQAQGLDHGQLIDGSRADLPTDLTPQLGQFTLDWQTHLDHQAQITATGDPALLTTLSRHTDLFPQLDLSQQTLMISGGAEQSLFLVLSSLLQPGDAVACVTPSYFNATAVFQTLDIRTYPVPLTTSHFDLDQLERTIRQHRVKLLLMNPTFENPTGETLTLTQRQQLLQLCQHYQLPIVEDDVFGWLVTDKAAMPPLKALAPANVIYISSLSKLLGPNTRIGWLIAPQAIGQRLLQVQKQLDMVPSLLAQEWVNLALNSPRFSQELTRVTTALTRRRAAVAAIFRQYRPEWRFTLPQGGFYLWVTQDDRDIFHKLLAQDILVRPGTLFGASRNAFRFNVAGMTPNRLTQLADRLKALDPA; this is encoded by the coding sequence ATGATTAATTGGGCAACGAATCTTCCCGACCTCAAACCCAAGTACCTCGCCATCATGCAGCTGATCAAGTCGTTAATCCAAACCGATCAGCTCTTGCCCGGGCAACGCCTGCCCGCCGAACGCCAACTCGCCGCCTGGTTGCAGGTCGACCGTTCGACGGTTAGCCGGGCGCTAGCCGAGCTAACCACTCAGGGACTCCTCCGCAAGAAGCGGGGCAGTGGGACGTTTGTCTCCCAACTCCCCCAGCTGAAGCCCCTGACCACGACCGTCAATTGGCAACTGATGCTCCATCCCACCCACTCCACGGCCACCGCGATTCGTAACCAGATTGCCCAGGCCCAAGGCTTAGATCACGGGCAGCTGATTGACGGTTCCCGAGCCGACCTACCGACCGACCTGACCCCGCAACTGGGCCAGTTCACGCTAGATTGGCAAACTCATCTGGACCATCAGGCGCAGATCACCGCTACCGGCGACCCCGCGTTACTCACGACCCTGAGTCGACACACCGACCTCTTCCCCCAACTCGACCTCTCCCAGCAAACGTTGATGATTTCCGGTGGGGCGGAGCAGTCCCTCTTCTTAGTCCTAAGTAGCCTGTTACAACCCGGTGACGCGGTGGCCTGTGTGACGCCCTCGTACTTTAACGCCACGGCCGTCTTCCAAACGCTCGACATCCGGACCTATCCGGTGCCCCTCACCACCAGTCACTTCGACCTCGACCAGTTAGAACGCACGATTCGCCAACACCGGGTCAAGCTACTTTTAATGAACCCCACCTTCGAGAATCCAACGGGAGAAACCCTGACGCTAACCCAGCGTCAACAGCTTCTGCAGCTCTGCCAACACTACCAACTGCCCATCGTCGAAGATGACGTGTTCGGGTGGTTGGTGACCGACAAAGCCGCGATGCCCCCGCTGAAGGCCCTCGCACCGGCCAACGTGATCTACATCAGTTCCCTCTCTAAACTCCTAGGCCCCAATACCCGGATTGGCTGGTTAATTGCCCCCCAAGCGATTGGTCAGCGCCTGCTTCAGGTCCAAAAACAGTTGGACATGGTGCCTAGCCTACTAGCCCAAGAATGGGTGAACCTAGCGCTAAACAGCCCCCGCTTTAGTCAGGAACTGACCCGGGTCACAACCGCATTAACCCGGCGCCGGGCAGCCGTCGCTGCCATCTTTCGTCAGTACCGGCCCGAGTGGCGCTTCACCCTTCCCCAGGGGGGCTTCTACCTCTGGGTGACCCAGGACGATCGCGATATTTTCCATAAACTACTGGCCCAAGACATTTTAGTCCGACCGGGGACCCTGTTCGGAGCCAGCCGCAACGCCTTTCGGTTCAACGTCGCCGGCATGACACCGAACCGACTCACCCAACTCGCTGACCGGTTAAAGGCGCTGGACCCAGCGTAA